Proteins from a single region of Chitinivibrio alkaliphilus ACht1:
- a CDS encoding lysylphosphatidylglycerol synthase transmembrane domain-containing protein, translating into MTGKTPTLVKLLITITLLAILLGQTSSEDIISPLRGISFLQLLSLIMLVFLMQFLHVVKWYGILRKTALRQVSFARLFCIHFSAFFFQSILPSAASGDIIKGARLAQNETAKIDAATSVLFARAMGFVILAALGALSLILSPDLHRDLPPMAQRIFVLIYPLLGVSILFLFFPLHKKLLPATWVRPQKIIATMQKSLRHYLCCPGILTLTIVLGCSIFLLLVGISFYIFALIGAPMGFLDLLMVLPIITVLTFIPFTINGAGVREYTFLLFFPHLTVSQVMAFAALFYSATLFVALGGGALYLGEILLQRSQRKI; encoded by the coding sequence ATGACGGGTAAAACACCAACCCTCGTAAAACTCCTTATCACCATAACTCTCCTTGCAATACTTCTCGGACAAACAAGTTCAGAAGATATTATTTCACCACTTCGAGGAATCTCTTTTCTCCAACTCCTGTCACTCATCATGCTTGTGTTTCTCATGCAGTTTCTCCATGTAGTCAAGTGGTATGGCATATTACGAAAAACGGCCTTACGACAGGTGTCCTTTGCCCGTCTTTTCTGTATTCACTTCTCGGCATTTTTCTTTCAATCCATACTTCCTTCTGCAGCAAGCGGGGATATTATTAAGGGAGCACGTCTTGCCCAAAATGAAACAGCCAAAATTGACGCAGCAACGTCGGTACTATTTGCCCGAGCCATGGGATTTGTAATTCTTGCAGCCCTGGGAGCACTCTCATTGATACTTTCTCCCGATCTTCACCGAGACCTCCCCCCCATGGCACAACGCATATTTGTGCTCATCTATCCACTGCTGGGAGTATCTATCCTCTTTCTATTTTTTCCTTTGCATAAGAAGCTCCTTCCCGCCACGTGGGTTCGCCCGCAAAAGATTATCGCCACCATGCAAAAAAGCCTTCGCCACTACCTTTGCTGCCCTGGTATTCTTACATTAACCATTGTTTTAGGGTGCAGTATTTTTCTTCTCCTGGTTGGCATTAGCTTTTACATCTTTGCTCTCATTGGTGCCCCCATGGGCTTTCTCGACTTGCTCATGGTGCTCCCCATAATTACAGTGCTTACCTTTATTCCCTTCACCATAAACGGTGCCGGTGTACGAGAGTATACGTTCCTGCTGTTTTTTCCGCACCTCACGGTGTCGCAAGTTATGGCTTTTGCGGCCTTGTTTTATAGTGCGACCCTCTTTGTTGCTCTTGGGGGAGGAGCACTCTATCTTGGAGAGATTCTCCTGCAACGTTCTCAAAGAAAGATCTAA
- a CDS encoding tetratricopeptide repeat protein: MVIVSVILLGILFNPLWAGPMESTQDSLLYDYLLQQEYERARNMVAEKSLGTSDSLYYLVSIENARIIDYESFIPESTFFHGLCKKARTHLAHIPDPTQDERFYKASILSMQGLHYLKQGRSLRGLQASRRGINLMRELEKEGFTPHPLVEARALYEYYSATSLRWVPFTGNPKVPLETLHSLGRSSSIHHLFTLQNLFWIYYDRQEYTTAYTLIQRALETYPHNTLMLRAAANAAYHMGNYTVALEKGYRLITKATHREPRNLADILSAAVIISRSYMAQENTTQAAETIRQALSHSPSEYEARIEWVQKHRETLRNLRENL, translated from the coding sequence ATGGTAATTGTCTCCGTCATACTTCTGGGGATACTCTTCAATCCCCTTTGGGCCGGCCCCATGGAGTCCACGCAGGACTCCCTCTTATACGATTATCTACTGCAGCAAGAGTACGAACGTGCACGAAATATGGTTGCAGAAAAATCCTTGGGTACGAGCGATTCTCTGTACTATTTGGTAAGCATTGAAAATGCACGCATTATTGATTATGAATCGTTCATCCCGGAGTCAACCTTTTTCCATGGGCTCTGCAAAAAAGCCCGCACACACCTTGCGCATATTCCCGACCCAACCCAGGACGAACGCTTCTATAAAGCTTCCATTCTCTCCATGCAGGGACTTCACTATCTCAAACAGGGGCGTTCCCTACGGGGATTACAGGCAAGCCGCAGGGGAATCAACCTCATGCGTGAACTGGAAAAAGAAGGATTTACCCCACACCCCCTTGTTGAAGCGCGTGCACTCTATGAATATTACAGCGCCACTTCTCTTCGATGGGTACCCTTCACGGGAAATCCCAAGGTCCCCCTTGAGACGTTACACTCCTTGGGACGATCATCGTCAATCCATCATTTGTTTACCTTGCAAAATCTCTTTTGGATTTATTACGATCGACAGGAGTATACCACTGCATACACCCTGATACAACGGGCCCTGGAAACATACCCCCACAACACACTCATGCTTCGTGCAGCGGCAAATGCTGCGTATCATATGGGAAATTATACGGTAGCCCTTGAAAAGGGCTATAGACTTATTACGAAGGCGACCCATCGTGAACCCCGAAACTTAGCTGATATACTCTCTGCTGCTGTTATTATCTCCCGCAGTTATATGGCACAGGAAAACACAACACAAGCGGCAGAAACAATTCGTCAAGCACTCTCACACTCTCCCTCTGAGTATGAAGCGCGCATTGAATGGGTGCAAAAACATCGAGAAACCTTGAGGAACCTTCGTGAAAACCTATAG
- a CDS encoding NAD+ synthase codes for MKIALCQLNPIVGDIEGNLKKAEAIIENINYRRADLFVFPELFITGYPPRDLLDHTWFIQQAGYALDRLCMLSKSIPEKALITGAILPNTGPYGRALYNSAVCIMNGKILFAQHKSLLPSYDVFDEHRYFEPASEHGTFVFKDTRIGITICEDMWARNTHSFTYEQNPVHELKKCGAELIINISASPYYRNKSQQRLRVIQDHARSEKIPFILVNTVGANDELIFDGGSTAVNAHGVCMSRLPFFEEALEIVDMNDTDTVPIHTSRTDDYEELRQALVLGIQDYFSKSGFTHAFIGLSGGIDSAVTAALAVQALGKENVRGITMPSKYSSPGSIDDSRSLASNLGISMEEISIGQIHTAFEEELAPHFSEFPPNTAEENVQSRIRGALLMAFANKFGALVLNTGNKSEMAVGYCTLYGDMNGALSILADLYKTEVFALAHHLNTMGECIPENTLSKPPSAELREEQLDQDTLPPYDLLDEVLFALLEEDQSSEDLISKGIDPQIVHWIIRSLQINEYKRRQAPPVLKVTPKAFGMGRRFPIVSKYEW; via the coding sequence ATGAAAATTGCCTTGTGTCAACTCAATCCCATTGTCGGAGATATTGAGGGAAACCTTAAAAAAGCCGAAGCAATCATCGAAAATATAAATTATCGCAGGGCCGATCTCTTTGTGTTTCCCGAACTCTTTATCACCGGCTATCCTCCACGGGATCTCCTTGATCATACGTGGTTTATTCAGCAAGCAGGATACGCCCTGGATCGGCTGTGTATGCTCTCAAAAAGCATTCCGGAAAAAGCACTTATCACCGGAGCGATACTCCCCAATACCGGTCCATACGGACGAGCACTCTATAATTCAGCAGTGTGTATCATGAACGGCAAGATACTCTTTGCTCAGCACAAGAGCCTCCTCCCCAGCTATGATGTTTTTGATGAGCATCGATACTTTGAACCCGCCTCGGAACACGGCACCTTTGTTTTTAAGGATACACGCATCGGTATCACCATTTGTGAAGATATGTGGGCACGAAACACCCACTCCTTTACCTATGAGCAAAACCCCGTACACGAGCTTAAAAAATGTGGCGCAGAGCTCATCATCAATATCTCAGCATCTCCCTATTACCGTAACAAATCGCAGCAGCGTCTTCGCGTAATACAAGATCACGCCCGTTCTGAAAAGATCCCCTTTATCTTGGTAAATACAGTAGGCGCAAATGATGAACTGATCTTTGATGGCGGTTCCACTGCAGTTAACGCCCATGGTGTCTGCATGAGCCGTCTTCCCTTTTTTGAAGAAGCCCTTGAAATAGTTGATATGAATGATACAGACACGGTACCAATCCACACAAGTCGTACAGATGATTACGAAGAGCTTCGCCAAGCTCTTGTACTGGGTATTCAAGACTACTTCTCTAAAAGCGGCTTTACGCATGCCTTCATTGGCCTATCTGGAGGAATTGACTCTGCAGTCACAGCAGCCCTTGCTGTGCAAGCCTTAGGAAAAGAAAATGTGCGGGGCATTACCATGCCCTCAAAATACTCATCCCCCGGATCGATAGATGACTCACGCAGCCTTGCCTCTAATCTCGGTATCTCCATGGAAGAAATCAGTATTGGCCAGATTCATACCGCCTTTGAAGAGGAACTCGCTCCTCACTTCTCCGAATTTCCACCAAATACAGCAGAAGAAAATGTACAATCACGGATTCGAGGGGCCCTTCTTATGGCCTTTGCAAATAAGTTTGGGGCCCTTGTACTGAATACGGGAAACAAAAGCGAAATGGCCGTGGGATACTGTACGCTCTATGGCGATATGAACGGTGCTCTTTCCATATTGGCAGACTTGTACAAAACAGAAGTCTTTGCCCTTGCACACCACCTTAACACCATGGGAGAATGTATCCCGGAAAACACCCTTAGCAAGCCCCCTTCAGCAGAATTACGAGAAGAACAACTTGATCAGGACACCCTTCCTCCCTACGATCTTCTTGACGAAGTGCTCTTTGCCTTGCTGGAAGAAGATCAGTCAAGCGAAGATCTTATCAGTAAAGGCATAGACCCTCAAATTGTGCACTGGATAATTCGTTCGTTACAAATAAATGAATATAAACGTCGCCAAGCTCCGCCAGTATTAAAGGTAACCCCAAAAGCCTTTGGCATGGGACGACGATTTCCCATTGTCAGCAAATACGAATGGTAA
- the dapA gene encoding 4-hydroxy-tetrahydrodipicolinate synthase, which yields MATKRLSGVYTALFTPLKNDCEKRLYNSIDYEKTKLIIDDLISSGVSGIVPVGTTGQSATLSHKQHLDFIRFVVDYIGDRCEVIAGAGSNCTRESVSIINKIMDIKRIPVLCVTGYYNNPPRYGVKKHFETLAEETGAEIVLYNVPGRTNSYITADTVIDLAQNPQFIGLKQAVDFTIGGDHREDTLNIIKATEDMPFSVVSGEDDSLAQLIRDGGTGIISATANIPEALTMMNTIITEARQGNHEKAFELQFQLTPLIQACFSRKNPIPLGTFFNSPLYQPLCSVLETEDGEILRESLLELINSQAPSLKKYHP from the coding sequence ATGGCTACGAAAAGATTGTCCGGTGTATATACGGCACTTTTCACCCCCCTGAAAAATGATTGTGAAAAACGACTGTACAACTCCATAGATTATGAGAAAACAAAACTGATTATTGATGATCTTATCTCCAGTGGAGTCAGTGGCATTGTTCCGGTGGGTACAACGGGACAAAGTGCAACCTTAAGCCATAAACAGCACCTCGATTTTATCCGATTTGTGGTTGATTATATCGGTGATCGATGTGAAGTAATTGCAGGAGCCGGTTCAAACTGCACCCGAGAATCAGTGAGTATTATTAATAAAATAATGGATATCAAACGTATCCCCGTTCTCTGCGTAACCGGATATTATAATAATCCTCCTCGGTACGGTGTAAAGAAACATTTTGAAACCCTTGCGGAGGAAACAGGCGCAGAAATTGTCCTGTACAATGTTCCGGGACGGACAAATAGTTACATCACAGCGGATACGGTAATAGATCTGGCGCAAAACCCGCAATTTATCGGGTTGAAACAAGCCGTTGACTTTACCATTGGGGGAGATCATCGCGAGGACACCTTAAATATTATCAAGGCAACTGAGGACATGCCCTTTTCGGTTGTTTCGGGAGAAGACGACTCCCTTGCACAGCTCATAAGAGACGGAGGAACCGGGATTATATCAGCCACGGCAAATATCCCCGAAGCCCTAACCATGATGAACACAATTATTACTGAAGCTCGTCAGGGAAATCATGAAAAGGCCTTTGAGCTACAGTTTCAGTTAACTCCTTTGATACAAGCCTGTTTTAGTCGTAAAAACCCAATACCCTTGGGTACATTTTTCAATAGCCCGCTGTATCAACCCCTCTGTAGCGTTCTTGAAACAGAGGATGGTGAGATACTCCGGGAATCACTCCTTGAGCTCATAAACAGTCAAGCACCGTCCCTGAAGAAATACCATCCCTAA
- a CDS encoding branched-chain amino acid aminotransferase, with amino-acid sequence MHDRQKNIPWSELGFSYSETDSFYRLSFRQGEWKAPERVTNPMISLHVAATALHYGQEAFEGLKVFTQKDGSVSAFRPDQNAQRLNSSARRLLMEEVPQDLFLEALTLLARDNSTYIPPYGTGASFYVRPLLIGTTPRIGVQPADEYDLYMLGMPVGPYYKDGFYPVQACIQDEFDRAAPHGVGNVKAGGNYAAGMMGDLYGKKRGYPISLYLDSASHQYIDEFGTSNFIGITDDATYVTPKSPSILPSITNVSLQTLAQDMGMRVEKRPVHLDELTRFREVGACGTAAVITPVYSIVYGDTTYTYGTPDTAGETLTKLYEELQGIQYGDREDPHQWMYRL; translated from the coding sequence ATCCATGACAGACAAAAAAATATCCCCTGGAGTGAACTCGGATTTTCCTATAGTGAAACAGATTCATTCTACCGACTCTCCTTTCGACAGGGTGAGTGGAAAGCTCCTGAGCGGGTTACCAATCCCATGATCTCCCTTCATGTTGCCGCAACTGCCCTGCACTACGGCCAGGAAGCCTTTGAAGGATTAAAAGTTTTCACCCAAAAAGATGGATCAGTAAGCGCCTTTCGCCCTGATCAAAATGCACAACGACTCAACTCCTCTGCGCGACGGCTCTTAATGGAAGAAGTCCCTCAGGATCTTTTTCTTGAGGCCCTCACCCTGCTGGCGCGGGATAATAGTACGTACATACCTCCCTACGGAACAGGAGCAAGCTTCTACGTGCGTCCTCTCCTCATAGGAACAACTCCGCGGATCGGTGTGCAACCCGCCGATGAGTATGATCTGTACATGCTCGGTATGCCCGTTGGCCCATATTATAAGGACGGATTTTACCCCGTACAGGCATGTATCCAAGACGAATTTGATCGAGCAGCTCCACACGGCGTAGGCAATGTTAAAGCCGGCGGCAACTACGCCGCAGGAATGATGGGTGACCTCTATGGAAAAAAGCGGGGCTATCCCATATCACTCTATCTTGATTCTGCCAGCCATCAATACATCGATGAATTTGGAACCTCAAATTTTATCGGCATTACCGATGACGCCACGTACGTAACCCCCAAATCTCCCTCGATATTACCAAGCATCACCAATGTATCCCTGCAAACCCTTGCACAGGATATGGGAATGCGTGTAGAGAAACGTCCGGTTCATTTGGACGAACTCACCAGATTTCGTGAAGTTGGTGCGTGTGGGACCGCTGCAGTCATAACCCCAGTGTACTCCATAGTATATGGCGATACCACCTACACCTATGGTACACCGGATACGGCAGGAGAAACCTTAACAAAACTCTACGAAGAACTACAAGGTATCCAGTATGGTGATCGGGAAGATCCTCATCAGTGGATGTACCGCCTGTAA
- the cimA gene encoding citramalate synthase codes for MANTQSDIIIYDTTLRDGNQAIGLGLSLQDKLEISEKLDALGLHYIEGGWPNPTNEIDTKFYREVKKLNLSAKIAAFGSTKRPHTAVDKDPFLADIIQADAPVATIYGKSWDLHVHDVIRCTEEENLTMIYESVSHLKRYKDEVIFDAEHFFDGYLNNPDYAIKSLQAAQEAGAHCLVLCDTNGGTLPGDFTRIVQAVQQEVSAPLGVHVHNDTGCAEANSIIGAELGATHIQGTINGLGERCGNANLCTIIPALQIKKGYDLISDEQMRSLRETSIYVGEIANAGYNFRAPFVGEAAFSHKAGAHVDGVRKNRKAFEHMSPELVGNKRHFVISDQAGSGTIIEKLTGIRPDIDKKDPLVKRLLNTIKEMEQQGYHFEAADGTFQLLVHKELGDFQDPFIVKGFRVIEDVRCDGHPLSEATIKIVENIKGCEKTVHTAAEGNGPVDALNHALRKAITEIYPELTHMHLEDYKVRVLAGSAGTAAKVRVLIESTDGNDRWGTIGVSGNIIEASWIALVDSIKYKLLKDRNIIRS; via the coding sequence ATGGCAAATACACAGAGCGATATAATCATATATGATACGACCCTCCGAGATGGAAACCAAGCCATCGGCTTGGGCCTCTCGTTGCAAGACAAACTTGAAATTTCTGAAAAACTGGATGCCTTGGGACTTCACTATATTGAAGGCGGATGGCCCAACCCCACGAATGAGATTGATACGAAGTTTTACCGTGAAGTAAAGAAACTCAATCTATCTGCTAAGATAGCCGCTTTCGGCAGCACCAAGCGACCTCATACCGCAGTTGATAAGGACCCCTTTCTCGCGGATATTATTCAAGCAGATGCCCCCGTAGCAACAATCTACGGGAAATCATGGGATCTCCATGTCCATGATGTTATCAGGTGTACAGAAGAAGAAAATCTCACCATGATTTATGAATCGGTGTCCCACTTAAAACGATATAAAGATGAAGTCATTTTTGATGCTGAACATTTTTTTGACGGGTATCTAAACAACCCCGACTACGCCATCAAATCTTTACAGGCTGCTCAGGAAGCAGGCGCGCACTGCCTGGTACTTTGTGACACAAACGGTGGAACCCTTCCGGGTGATTTTACCAGAATTGTGCAAGCTGTACAGCAGGAAGTTTCTGCCCCCCTTGGGGTACATGTTCACAACGATACAGGTTGTGCTGAGGCCAACTCAATTATCGGCGCAGAGCTTGGAGCAACCCATATTCAGGGAACAATTAACGGGCTGGGAGAACGGTGCGGAAATGCCAATCTCTGCACAATAATTCCAGCACTACAAATTAAAAAAGGGTATGACCTTATTTCCGATGAACAGATGAGAAGCCTGCGTGAAACCTCTATCTATGTAGGAGAAATCGCAAATGCGGGATACAACTTTCGTGCACCCTTTGTAGGTGAAGCGGCATTCTCCCATAAAGCCGGGGCCCATGTTGATGGGGTGCGAAAAAATCGGAAGGCCTTTGAGCACATGTCTCCAGAGCTCGTGGGAAACAAACGCCACTTTGTGATATCAGACCAGGCCGGTAGCGGCACAATTATCGAGAAACTTACGGGTATTCGTCCCGATATCGATAAAAAAGACCCCTTAGTAAAACGGCTCTTGAACACCATTAAAGAGATGGAACAACAGGGATATCACTTTGAAGCTGCTGATGGAACATTCCAACTCTTAGTTCATAAAGAGCTGGGCGATTTTCAAGACCCCTTTATTGTTAAGGGGTTTCGTGTCATTGAGGATGTTCGCTGTGACGGTCACCCCTTATCTGAAGCAACAATAAAAATTGTTGAAAACATTAAAGGCTGTGAGAAAACGGTGCACACCGCTGCAGAGGGAAATGGCCCGGTTGACGCCTTAAACCACGCCCTGCGAAAAGCAATAACAGAGATATACCCCGAATTAACGCATATGCATCTTGAAGATTACAAGGTTCGTGTCCTTGCCGGCAGTGCCGGAACAGCAGCAAAGGTCCGGGTGCTCATTGAGTCTACCGACGGGAATGATCGTTGGGGAACAATTGGTGTTTCAGGCAATATTATAGAAGCATCTTGGATTGCCTTGGTTGACAGTATTAAGTACAAACTACTCAAAGACCGAAATATTATTCGATCATAA
- a CDS encoding tetratricopeptide repeat protein: MKLLLLILFCTAPLTAKSLLDQAAEKYQAGAYTEAITLYKEAVRTGLRPALAYFNMGNAYYSRGDIPQAIAAYRFSILEAPGFLRPYHNLAVLLFSQEAYAETIALLERAMRLETEPNTEMMALLGSAYYKLSHYEKAIPLFVQLAEMGEAHADIYYLLYTMYEELKDREQSRFWLQNYPEDRERDFYDKYTLLSDHAFDTEQYDQALLYIDYLIESGVAKQWNLYRYIEILGISNRPYVAVMKAHEFLESTPDFPQLALLAGNIAFEEGLYNEAETFFQKAYVAGAPQSIQGLENIYAAYGRMGVSHEQKRIQELLKTLSQ, encoded by the coding sequence ATGAAACTGTTACTGCTGATCCTCTTTTGTACAGCCCCGCTTACGGCAAAATCTCTTCTTGACCAAGCTGCAGAGAAATATCAAGCCGGGGCCTATACAGAGGCAATTACCCTGTATAAGGAAGCCGTACGTACGGGCCTTCGCCCTGCCCTTGCCTATTTTAATATGGGAAATGCATACTACAGCCGTGGAGATATACCTCAGGCAATCGCAGCATACCGCTTTTCCATCCTTGAAGCACCGGGGTTTCTTCGGCCCTATCATAATTTGGCAGTGCTGCTTTTTTCACAGGAAGCATATGCGGAAACAATTGCCCTTCTTGAACGAGCAATGCGCCTTGAAACAGAACCAAATACAGAAATGATGGCTCTTCTGGGAAGTGCCTATTACAAACTAAGCCATTACGAAAAAGCGATTCCTCTCTTTGTGCAACTTGCCGAAATGGGCGAAGCACATGCTGATATATATTATCTACTCTACACAATGTACGAAGAGCTCAAAGACCGTGAGCAGTCTCGCTTTTGGTTACAAAACTATCCTGAAGATCGGGAACGGGATTTCTACGATAAATACACCCTTCTGTCAGACCACGCCTTCGATACGGAACAGTACGACCAGGCCCTTCTCTATATCGACTATCTTATCGAATCGGGAGTGGCAAAGCAATGGAATCTGTATCGATATATTGAAATTCTCGGCATTTCAAACCGTCCTTATGTAGCCGTCATGAAGGCGCACGAATTTTTAGAAAGCACGCCCGACTTTCCGCAACTCGCCCTCCTAGCCGGTAATATCGCCTTTGAAGAAGGCCTGTACAACGAAGCTGAAACATTTTTCCAAAAAGCCTATGTAGCCGGAGCCCCACAGTCAATTCAAGGGTTAGAAAATATTTATGCCGCATACGGGCGCATGGGGGTCTCCCACGAACAGAAGCGGATACAAGAACTCCTCAAGACCCTCTCTCAGTAA
- a CDS encoding energy transducer TonB codes for MRYTQYLMKIAQLIAKSALALLVTFLLFMIIPIAQDMSQDRPPKEEDSIQVEQTIVFEEPQEETPPQPQEESPDMNPLATSMSRPARDLDMDFSPDLGVGDGGSIIGGGQGVRTSVMEEGDADTPPAPIRREPVAYPRAARRQGIEGTVVVTFVVDISGAVSNIQFEELPHPLFESPVRETLQRWRFRPGVFEGMPVAVRVRQSINFSLE; via the coding sequence ATGAGATATACTCAATACCTTATGAAGATAGCACAGCTCATAGCAAAATCTGCCTTGGCCCTGCTCGTTACATTTCTTCTTTTCATGATTATTCCCATTGCGCAAGACATGTCTCAAGATCGTCCCCCCAAGGAAGAGGACTCAATACAGGTTGAACAGACAATAGTCTTTGAAGAACCGCAGGAAGAAACACCGCCGCAACCACAAGAGGAAAGCCCTGATATGAACCCCTTAGCAACCTCCATGAGTCGCCCGGCCCGGGATCTTGATATGGATTTCTCCCCCGATCTGGGCGTTGGCGATGGGGGGAGTATTATTGGAGGTGGTCAAGGGGTACGTACCAGTGTGATGGAAGAGGGAGATGCAGACACGCCTCCTGCTCCAATTCGCCGAGAACCCGTTGCCTATCCCCGCGCGGCCCGCAGGCAAGGCATAGAAGGAACAGTGGTAGTGACCTTTGTAGTAGATATCAGCGGCGCAGTGAGCAACATCCAATTTGAAGAACTTCCCCATCCCCTGTTTGAGTCTCCCGTACGTGAAACTCTCCAGCGGTGGCGGTTCCGTCCCGGTGTGTTTGAGGGGATGCCCGTGGCGGTACGAGTACGGCAAAGTATCAATTTTAGCTTGGAGTGA
- a CDS encoding ExbD/TolR family protein, whose product MFDDYGFIQKESKAAHVDMGPLLDMVFILLIFFVITTNFTRETGIDVDKPQAASSVAQGNETILVGVSREGSIHIHGRQVDTQELERLLRSERARIPSATVIIVGDRGSPLGRSVEIMDIVNTAGFDRVSLAADRN is encoded by the coding sequence ATGTTTGATGATTACGGCTTTATCCAAAAAGAGTCCAAGGCTGCTCATGTCGATATGGGCCCACTTCTCGATATGGTGTTTATTCTTCTTATCTTCTTTGTTATAACAACCAATTTTACCCGTGAGACAGGTATAGATGTTGACAAGCCCCAAGCGGCAAGCTCCGTGGCGCAAGGTAACGAAACAATCCTTGTCGGTGTTTCCCGTGAGGGTAGCATTCATATTCACGGCAGGCAAGTAGACACACAAGAACTGGAGCGGCTCCTCCGAAGCGAACGGGCGCGCATCCCCTCAGCCACCGTTATTATTGTTGGTGATCGCGGTTCTCCCTTGGGGCGTTCCGTTGAAATTATGGACATTGTGAACACTGCAGGGTTTGACCGGGTTTCCCTTGCGGCTGATAGAAATTAA
- a CDS encoding MotA/TolQ/ExbB proton channel family protein produces MRFIELFYDYYVHTAGVVSLLIFFVSLVIFFLSFDTLFYYMHVEKNLPTPEKIKEYLQRKEHGSDTQLPPWFTLSFMDMDSYERDARSSRQFFINRYREVLLREVPLLEKNLDIIAAWVTVAPLLGLLGTVVGMVQTFSLITEHGIGNPHILSGGISIALLTTQTGLLIAFPGMLIHNYLKGRKERIVHTLIHAGEAIITMGEEHV; encoded by the coding sequence ATGCGTTTCATTGAATTGTTTTACGACTATTACGTCCATACTGCTGGAGTGGTGAGCCTCCTCATCTTTTTTGTATCACTGGTAATCTTTTTTCTTTCCTTTGATACCCTATTCTACTACATGCATGTTGAAAAAAACCTCCCCACACCTGAAAAAATTAAGGAATACCTCCAAAGAAAAGAGCATGGAAGCGATACACAACTACCACCATGGTTTACCCTCTCCTTTATGGATATGGACTCCTATGAAAGAGATGCTCGATCATCCCGTCAATTTTTTATTAATCGGTATCGTGAAGTATTATTACGGGAGGTCCCCCTGCTTGAAAAAAACCTTGATATTATCGCTGCATGGGTAACCGTAGCCCCCTTACTAGGCTTATTAGGAACCGTTGTGGGAATGGTGCAAACATTCTCACTTATAACAGAACATGGTATCGGCAACCCCCACATCCTTTCAGGGGGTATATCTATTGCCTTACTTACGACACAAACAGGTCTTTTAATAGCCTTTCCCGGCATGTTAATACACAACTATCTCAAAGGACGAAAAGAGCGTATTGTCCATACGCTCATTCATGCAGGAGAAGCAATTATAACCATGGGAGAAGAACATGTTTGA